The proteins below are encoded in one region of Pseudoduganella armeniaca:
- a CDS encoding RMD1 family protein has product MDSPIERKQIRWTPRPRTRPGLHVKTEKLPFQRPVIPHAQFPATAIMAAERIDVRAIGEFEIIAKSPFTVKLGQGGIAAVFRYGAVVLFNASMDEKARLLETIAQHSSGAGDTGAGETATIQVSPDEEEGPTGPCIKIKNADRLRLQLIAEVMAKAAMLSFQERRAARDFDLAEPLARDLAEDGRFSAKPAELLKAVGNMLLAENRLNGRAGVLDRPDLLWDNPGLSGLYARLEGDYELHDRAATLDRKLTTLSHTSETLVETMRYHSSHRLEVAILLLIFTELCLGLYGHFGH; this is encoded by the coding sequence ATGGACTCTCCCATCGAACGCAAACAGATCCGCTGGACCCCGCGTCCACGCACCCGCCCCGGCTTGCACGTCAAGACGGAAAAGCTGCCCTTCCAGCGGCCCGTCATCCCGCACGCGCAATTCCCGGCCACGGCCATCATGGCGGCCGAGCGGATCGACGTGCGCGCCATCGGCGAATTCGAAATCATCGCCAAGTCGCCCTTCACCGTGAAGCTGGGCCAGGGCGGCATCGCCGCCGTGTTCCGCTACGGCGCGGTGGTGCTGTTCAATGCGTCGATGGATGAGAAGGCCCGGCTGCTGGAGACGATCGCGCAGCACTCGTCCGGCGCGGGCGACACCGGCGCCGGCGAAACGGCCACGATCCAGGTCAGCCCGGACGAAGAGGAAGGCCCGACCGGGCCCTGCATCAAGATCAAGAACGCCGACCGCCTGCGCCTGCAGCTGATCGCGGAAGTAATGGCCAAGGCGGCGATGCTGTCGTTCCAGGAGCGGCGCGCCGCGCGCGACTTCGACCTGGCCGAACCGCTGGCGCGCGACCTGGCGGAGGACGGCCGCTTCTCGGCCAAGCCGGCCGAATTGCTGAAGGCGGTGGGGAACATGCTGCTGGCGGAGAACCGCCTGAACGGCCGCGCCGGCGTGCTCGATCGCCCCGACCTGTTGTGGGATAACCCCGGCCTGTCAGGGCTGTACGCGCGCCTGGAAGGCGACTACGAGCTGCACGACCGCGCGGCCACGCTGGACCGCAAGCTGACGACCTTGTCGCACACCTCGGAAACGCTGGTCGAGACGATGCGCTACCACAGCTCGCACCGGCTCGAGGTGGCGATCCTGCTGCTGATCTTTACGGAGCTGTGTTTGGGGTTATACGGACACTTCGGGCACTGA
- a CDS encoding acyl-CoA dehydrogenase C-terminal domain-containing protein: MGQYVAPIRDMQFVLHEFLKVEEQLKELPAHAETDADIINQVLEEGAKFTSEVLFPLNHSGDREGCKHNAETKTVTTPKGFKEAYKQYVEGGWAALACDPEFGGQGLPVVLNNSFYEMLNSSNQAWTMYPGLSHGAYECLKEHGTDEQKRLYLPKLVSGEWTGTMCLTEPHCGTDLGLLRTKAIPNEDGSWTITGNKIFISAGEHDMSENILHLVLARVPDAPEGSKGISLFLVPKYLPNNDGTVGERNPIFCGAIEEKMGIHGNSTCQMNLDGAKGWIIGQPNKGLNAMFVFMNAARLGVGMQSLGLTEVAYQNALVYAKDRLQMRSLSGIKAADKPADPIIVHPDVRRMLLTAKAYAEGARAFSSYVALQIDRELNHPDEEVRKEAADEVALLTPVIKAFITDNAWIATSEAMQVYGGHGYISEWGMEQYVRDARINLIYEGTNTIQSLDLLGRKILMDNGAKLRKFGEKVRAFVEENGTDEAMSEFVTPLGELGEKVGKLTMEIGMKAFQNQDEVGAAAVPYLRVVGHLVYSYFFAQMAKIALEKKDSGDKFYEAKLQTTRFYFARLYPETAMLIRQARSGAANLMALDADLF, translated from the coding sequence ATGGGTCAATACGTCGCGCCAATCCGGGATATGCAATTCGTGCTGCATGAGTTCCTGAAGGTGGAAGAGCAGCTCAAGGAACTGCCGGCCCACGCCGAGACGGATGCCGACATCATCAACCAGGTGCTGGAAGAGGGTGCGAAATTCACGTCCGAAGTGCTGTTCCCGCTGAACCACTCCGGCGACCGCGAAGGCTGCAAGCACAACGCCGAGACGAAGACCGTCACGACGCCGAAGGGCTTCAAGGAAGCGTACAAGCAGTACGTCGAAGGCGGCTGGGCCGCGCTCGCATGTGATCCTGAATTCGGCGGCCAGGGCCTGCCGGTCGTGCTGAACAACTCGTTCTACGAGATGCTGAACTCCTCCAACCAGGCCTGGACGATGTACCCGGGCCTGTCGCACGGCGCCTACGAGTGCCTGAAGGAGCACGGCACCGACGAGCAGAAGCGCCTGTACCTGCCGAAGCTGGTCTCCGGCGAGTGGACCGGCACGATGTGCCTGACCGAACCGCACTGCGGTACCGACCTGGGCCTGCTGCGCACCAAGGCGATCCCGAACGAAGACGGTTCCTGGACCATCACCGGCAACAAGATCTTCATCTCGGCCGGCGAGCACGACATGTCGGAAAACATCCTGCACCTGGTGCTGGCCCGCGTGCCGGACGCACCGGAAGGCTCGAAAGGCATCTCGCTGTTCCTGGTACCGAAGTACCTGCCGAACAACGACGGCACCGTCGGCGAGCGCAACCCGATCTTCTGCGGCGCCATCGAGGAAAAGATGGGCATCCACGGTAACTCGACCTGCCAGATGAACCTGGACGGCGCCAAGGGCTGGATCATCGGCCAGCCGAACAAGGGCCTGAACGCCATGTTCGTGTTCATGAACGCGGCCCGCCTGGGCGTGGGCATGCAGTCGCTGGGCCTGACCGAAGTCGCATACCAGAACGCGCTGGTGTACGCCAAGGACCGCCTGCAAATGCGCTCGCTGTCCGGCATCAAGGCTGCCGACAAGCCGGCCGACCCGATCATCGTGCACCCGGACGTGCGCCGCATGCTGCTGACCGCCAAGGCCTACGCCGAAGGCGCGCGTGCCTTCTCGTCCTACGTCGCGCTGCAGATCGACCGCGAACTGAACCACCCTGACGAAGAAGTGCGCAAGGAAGCCGCCGACGAAGTCGCGCTGCTGACCCCTGTCATCAAGGCCTTCATCACCGACAACGCCTGGATCGCCACCTCGGAAGCGATGCAGGTGTACGGCGGCCACGGCTACATCTCGGAATGGGGCATGGAGCAGTACGTGCGCGACGCCCGCATCAACCTGATCTACGAAGGCACCAACACGATCCAGTCGCTGGACCTGCTGGGCCGCAAGATCCTGATGGACAACGGCGCCAAGCTGCGCAAGTTCGGCGAGAAGGTACGCGCGTTTGTGGAAGAAAACGGCACCGACGAAGCGATGTCCGAATTCGTCACGCCGCTGGGCGAGCTGGGCGAAAAAGTGGGCAAGCTGACGATGGAAATCGGCATGAAGGCCTTCCAGAACCAGGACGAAGTGGGCGCGGCCGCCGTGCCTTACCTGCGCGTCGTGGGTCACCTGGTGTACAGCTACTTCTTCGCCCAGATGGCCAAGATCGCGCTGGAAAAGAAAGACTCGGGCGACAAGTTCTACGAAGCCAAGCTGCAGACCACGCGCTTCTACTTCGCGCGCCTGTACCCTGAAACCGCAATGCTGATCCGCCAGGCCCGTTCCGGCGCCGCGAACCTGATGGCGCTGGACGCCGACCTGTTCTAA
- a CDS encoding enoyl-CoA hydratase has product MDILVSKEGGILTLEFNRPERKNAITSAMYQTLADAINAAETDNEVRAILIAGKPEIFTAGNDLDDFMKTARPGTAEEFANRPVFQFMRALSGSTKPVVAAVGGLAIGIGTTLLMHCDLVYAGDSARFSVPFTQLGLCPEFGSSMLMPLAAGHARAAEKLMLGEPFTAQEAYDMGIVSKVLPAAEVLDYARAQAAKLVALPAASIRTTKSLMTQGRKEELNAIIAKESKLFGEMLLAPEAKEAFMAFFEKRKPDFTKFA; this is encoded by the coding sequence ATGGACATCCTCGTCAGCAAAGAAGGCGGCATCCTCACGCTGGAATTCAACCGCCCCGAACGCAAGAACGCGATCACCTCCGCGATGTACCAGACGCTGGCCGACGCGATCAACGCGGCCGAAACCGACAACGAAGTGCGCGCCATCCTGATCGCCGGCAAACCGGAGATCTTCACGGCGGGGAACGACCTGGACGACTTCATGAAGACCGCGCGTCCCGGCACGGCCGAGGAATTCGCCAACCGTCCCGTGTTCCAGTTCATGCGCGCGCTGTCCGGCTCGACCAAGCCCGTGGTGGCGGCCGTCGGCGGCCTGGCGATCGGCATCGGCACGACGCTCCTGATGCACTGCGACCTGGTCTACGCGGGCGACAGCGCCAGGTTCTCCGTGCCGTTCACGCAGCTGGGCCTGTGCCCGGAATTCGGCTCCTCGATGCTGATGCCGCTGGCGGCCGGCCATGCGCGCGCCGCCGAGAAGCTGATGCTGGGCGAGCCGTTCACGGCTCAGGAAGCCTACGACATGGGCATCGTCTCGAAAGTGCTGCCGGCCGCGGAAGTGCTGGACTACGCGCGCGCGCAGGCGGCCAAGCTGGTCGCGCTGCCTGCTGCCTCGATCCGCACCACCAAGAGCCTGATGACGCAAGGCCGCAAGGAAGAGCTGAACGCGATCATCGCCAAGGAAAGCAAGCTGTTTGGCGAGATGCTGCTGGCGCCGGAAGCGAAGGAAGCGTTCATGGCCTTCTTCGAGAAGCGCAAGCCGGATTTCACGAAGTTCGCGTGA
- a CDS encoding 3-hydroxyacyl-CoA dehydrogenase/enoyl-CoA hydratase family protein: protein MSNFSVKKVAVLGAGVMGAQIAAHCVNAKVQVVLFDLPGKEGTPKNGIVLKAIEGLKKLSPAPLGDKEDAALIQVANYEDNLDQLADCDLIIEAIAERLDWKHDLYKKVAPHIGQNAIFASNTSGLPIHQLAEGFDADLKARFCGVHFFNPPRYMHLVELIPTEATRPEILDQLETFLTSVLGKGVVRAKDTPNFIANRVGIFGMLATIHQAEKFGLSVDVVDDLTGAKLGRAKSGTFRTADVVGLDTMGHVIKTMQDNLKDDPFAAVYKTPDVLAKLIEKGALGQKAGGGFYKKVGKEIQRLDFASGEYVAGGAKAADIIARILKEKDPVKKFKALRESTNPQGQFLWAIFRDAFHYIAYHLESIADNARDVDFAMRWGFGWKIGPFETWQAAGWKQIAEWVKEDIDAGKALTNAPLPSWVFEVDGVHTAEGSYSAASKKFVPRSNLDVYKRQEFRAPVLGEGATDATKAGTTVFEDDSIRLWHSGDEVLVASIKTKMHVIGQGVIDGLKRGLKEAEQNFKGLVIWGTDAAEGGAFSAGADLQSALPAFMAGGAKALDPLIKDLQNTFMAMKYSNVPVVAAVAGLALGGGCEMALHASRRVASIESYIGLVEVGVGLIPAGGGLKEAAVRAAKEAKGNDILQFLKTGFTNAATANVSKSALEAKAMGYLKEDDIIVFNPYELLHVAKVTARSMFDAGYRAPLQRPVPVTGRYGWATIRGQLVNMRDGGFISAHDYKLGDMIAEIVSGGDIDQGSVVSEQWLLDMERKAFLELLNNPKTQERIMGMLQTGKPVRN, encoded by the coding sequence ATGAGCAACTTCAGTGTGAAAAAAGTCGCCGTCCTGGGCGCCGGTGTGATGGGCGCGCAGATCGCCGCCCACTGCGTCAATGCCAAGGTCCAGGTCGTGCTGTTCGACCTGCCAGGGAAAGAAGGCACCCCGAAGAACGGTATCGTCTTGAAGGCCATCGAAGGCCTGAAAAAGCTGTCGCCGGCACCGCTGGGCGACAAGGAAGACGCCGCCCTGATCCAGGTCGCGAACTATGAGGACAACCTGGACCAGCTGGCCGACTGCGACCTGATCATCGAAGCGATCGCCGAGCGCCTGGACTGGAAGCATGACCTGTACAAGAAGGTCGCACCGCACATCGGCCAGAACGCCATCTTCGCCTCCAACACGTCCGGCCTGCCGATCCACCAGCTGGCCGAAGGCTTCGATGCGGACCTGAAGGCACGCTTCTGCGGCGTGCACTTCTTCAATCCGCCGCGCTACATGCACCTGGTCGAACTGATCCCGACCGAAGCGACCCGTCCGGAAATCCTGGACCAGCTGGAAACCTTCCTGACCTCCGTGCTGGGCAAGGGCGTCGTGCGCGCCAAGGACACGCCGAACTTCATCGCCAACCGCGTCGGTATCTTCGGCATGCTGGCCACGATCCACCAGGCGGAAAAATTCGGCCTGTCCGTCGACGTCGTCGACGACCTGACCGGCGCCAAGCTGGGTCGCGCCAAGTCCGGCACCTTCCGCACGGCGGACGTGGTCGGCCTGGACACGATGGGCCACGTCATCAAGACGATGCAGGACAACCTGAAGGACGACCCGTTCGCCGCCGTCTACAAGACGCCGGACGTGCTGGCCAAGCTGATCGAGAAGGGCGCCCTGGGCCAGAAGGCTGGCGGCGGCTTCTACAAGAAAGTCGGCAAGGAGATCCAGCGCCTCGACTTCGCTTCGGGCGAATACGTGGCCGGCGGCGCGAAAGCGGCCGACATCATTGCCCGTATCCTGAAAGAGAAGGACCCGGTCAAGAAGTTCAAGGCGCTGCGCGAATCGACCAACCCGCAAGGCCAGTTCCTGTGGGCGATCTTCCGCGACGCGTTCCACTACATCGCCTACCACCTGGAATCGATCGCCGACAACGCCCGTGACGTCGACTTCGCCATGCGCTGGGGCTTCGGCTGGAAGATCGGCCCGTTCGAAACGTGGCAAGCCGCCGGCTGGAAGCAGATCGCCGAGTGGGTCAAGGAAGACATCGACGCCGGCAAGGCGCTGACCAACGCACCGCTCCCAAGCTGGGTGTTCGAAGTGGACGGCGTGCACACGGCCGAAGGTTCGTACTCCGCCGCGTCGAAGAAATTCGTGCCGCGCTCGAACCTGGACGTGTACAAGCGCCAGGAATTCCGCGCACCGGTGCTGGGCGAAGGCGCCACCGACGCGACCAAGGCCGGCACCACCGTGTTCGAAGACGACAGCATCCGCCTGTGGCACTCGGGCGACGAAGTGCTGGTCGCCTCGATCAAGACCAAGATGCACGTCATCGGCCAGGGCGTCATCGACGGCCTCAAGCGCGGTCTGAAGGAAGCGGAACAGAACTTCAAGGGCCTGGTCATCTGGGGTACCGATGCGGCCGAAGGCGGCGCGTTCTCCGCCGGCGCGGACCTGCAATCGGCCCTGCCAGCCTTCATGGCCGGCGGCGCGAAAGCCCTCGATCCACTGATCAAGGACCTGCAGAACACCTTCATGGCGATGAAGTACTCGAACGTGCCGGTCGTCGCTGCCGTTGCTGGCCTGGCACTGGGCGGCGGCTGCGAAATGGCGCTGCACGCATCGCGTCGCGTCGCCTCGATCGAGTCGTACATCGGCCTGGTCGAAGTGGGCGTGGGCCTGATCCCTGCCGGTGGCGGCCTGAAAGAAGCGGCCGTGCGCGCTGCCAAGGAAGCCAAGGGCAACGACATCCTGCAATTCCTGAAGACGGGCTTCACCAACGCGGCCACCGCGAACGTGTCGAAGTCGGCCCTGGAAGCGAAGGCGATGGGTTACCTGAAGGAAGACGACATCATCGTCTTCAACCCGTACGAACTGCTGCACGTGGCGAAAGTGACCGCGCGCTCGATGTTCGACGCGGGCTACCGCGCACCGCTGCAGCGTCCGGTCCCGGTCACCGGCCGTTACGGCTGGGCCACGATCCGCGGCCAGCTGGTCAACATGCGCGACGGCGGCTTCATCTCCGCCCACGACTACAAGCTGGGCGACATGATCGCCGAGATCGTGTCGGGCGGCGACATCGACCAGGGCAGCGTGGTGTCCGAGCAGTGGCTGCTGGACATGGAACGTAAAGCCTTCCTGGAACTGCTGAACAACCCGAAGACGCAAGAGCGGATCATGGGCATGCTGCAGACCGGCAAGCCAGTGCGGAACTAA
- a CDS encoding acetyl-CoA C-acyltransferase, translating into MSKQLQDAYIVAATRTPIGKAPRGMFNKTRPDDLLVHAIRGAMAAVPNLDPALIVDAIVGCSFPEAEQGFNIARNAVVLAGLPNTVGGVTVNRYCASGITALAMAADRIRVGEADVMIAGGVESMSMVPMMGHHPSINMDTFKDENIGLAYGMGLTAEKVAAQWKVSREDQDAFGLESHRRAIAAQQAGYFKDEITPVEITTRTPDLRTGEIKVGKRTVDADEGPRADASIEGMAKLKPVFAAKGSVTAATSSQMSDGAGALIVVSEKILREHNLTPLAKFSSFAVRGVPPEIMGIGPKVAIPAALAAAGITQDQLDWIELNEAFAAQALAVIRDLNLDTSKVNPMGGAIALGHPLGATGAIRAATVVHALRRNNLKYGMVTMCVGAGMGAAGIIERV; encoded by the coding sequence ATGAGCAAACAACTTCAAGACGCATACATCGTCGCAGCGACCCGCACCCCGATCGGCAAGGCGCCACGCGGCATGTTCAACAAGACGCGCCCGGACGACCTGCTGGTGCACGCCATCCGCGGCGCCATGGCCGCCGTGCCGAACCTGGACCCGGCCCTGATCGTCGACGCGATCGTCGGCTGCTCGTTCCCGGAAGCGGAGCAGGGCTTCAACATCGCCCGTAACGCGGTCGTGCTGGCCGGCCTGCCGAACACGGTCGGCGGCGTCACCGTCAACCGCTACTGCGCTTCGGGCATCACCGCCCTGGCGATGGCGGCGGACCGCATCCGCGTCGGCGAAGCCGACGTGATGATCGCCGGCGGCGTCGAGTCGATGTCGATGGTGCCGATGATGGGCCACCACCCGTCGATCAATATGGACACGTTCAAGGACGAGAACATCGGCCTGGCGTACGGCATGGGCCTGACGGCCGAGAAAGTGGCCGCGCAATGGAAAGTGTCGCGCGAAGACCAGGACGCCTTCGGCCTGGAATCGCACCGCCGCGCCATCGCCGCCCAGCAGGCCGGCTACTTCAAGGACGAGATCACGCCCGTCGAGATCACGACCCGCACGCCTGACCTGCGCACCGGCGAGATCAAGGTCGGCAAGCGCACGGTGGACGCGGACGAAGGCCCACGTGCCGACGCGTCGATCGAAGGCATGGCGAAACTGAAGCCGGTCTTCGCCGCCAAGGGCTCCGTGACGGCGGCAACGTCGTCGCAGATGTCGGACGGCGCCGGCGCGCTGATCGTCGTCTCCGAAAAGATCCTGCGCGAACATAACCTGACGCCGCTGGCCAAGTTCTCGTCGTTCGCCGTGCGCGGCGTGCCGCCGGAAATCATGGGCATCGGTCCGAAGGTGGCGATTCCTGCCGCGCTGGCCGCCGCCGGCATCACGCAGGACCAGCTGGACTGGATCGAGCTGAACGAAGCCTTCGCCGCCCAGGCGCTGGCCGTGATCCGCGACCTGAACCTGGACACCAGCAAGGTCAACCCGATGGGCGGCGCGATCGCCCTGGGCCACCCGCTGGGCGCCACCGGTGCGATCCGCGCCGCGACCGTCGTGCACGCACTGCGCCGCAACAACCTGAAGTACGGCATGGTGACGATGTGTGTCGGCGCCGGCATGGGCGCTGCTGGTATCATCGAACGCGTGTAA
- a CDS encoding zinc ribbon domain-containing protein gives MSGPLNSALAGNEPAALEQRADYIPAEDLIAETAPDSELFKRVVRALLTPSLKTIVGPRGCGKTHMMRYAWIQCQKDAVKPFAIYVSFNKYYRLEPLLVSRASPPDEFHAWALGLIVLATYGSIEFQQGQNNAVVDLEKFSSFSKSDLERLIGALERNQPLSQTELELAKSLTISKVQYLIDKACKLAGRTRTVLFLDDAALTLTPSYLIELLDIVRALKTSSIAPKASVYPGTTEYSSRFHTGQDSTDVFVWASVESPDYAVDFDQIARCRFPDFDRLPSDVVEIFRFCAFGVPRAYLTLIQAFNESKARTQQAKVNQVVEDHLSARLAEYRSLSTKVPKLVHLLAVGEDVLHGMVRVIKEVNASRTDVQLTIGIVKDELTPIVRRMFQLLVEAGLVYDADEVKHGTPERIYQRYIPHAAALLTSRALTAGDLGGSLRSTAEAISAKRAKHPIRKKLEKYVTDPSSLRELDFALPPCPKCGAKRVGEVQKFCSNCGTQLVPVSTFDACLSVRIEDVPGLTAYQLRQIRNELPHLKTIRDYLALQNPVAELITVYGFGRRRSSRIADVLRSFVDDFLS, from the coding sequence ATGAGCGGACCTTTAAACAGTGCCCTTGCCGGTAACGAGCCAGCCGCGCTTGAGCAGCGCGCAGACTATATACCAGCAGAAGACTTAATAGCGGAAACTGCTCCAGACAGCGAGCTATTTAAGCGGGTGGTGCGGGCTCTATTAACGCCATCATTAAAGACGATTGTCGGTCCGCGTGGATGTGGTAAGACGCATATGATGCGCTACGCCTGGATTCAGTGTCAGAAAGACGCAGTAAAGCCATTTGCAATTTATGTTTCGTTCAATAAGTATTACCGTCTTGAGCCTCTTTTGGTGTCTCGAGCGTCGCCGCCTGACGAATTTCACGCGTGGGCACTAGGTCTCATTGTTTTGGCAACATACGGTAGTATCGAATTTCAGCAGGGACAAAACAACGCTGTTGTAGATTTAGAGAAGTTCTCCTCATTTTCGAAATCGGATCTGGAGCGTCTTATTGGTGCTCTCGAACGAAATCAACCTCTTTCTCAAACCGAGCTAGAGCTAGCGAAGTCGCTTACGATTAGCAAAGTTCAGTACTTAATCGATAAAGCTTGCAAATTGGCTGGGCGCACACGTACCGTCCTATTTCTTGATGATGCTGCACTGACTCTTACGCCAAGCTACCTAATCGAGTTGTTGGATATAGTGCGGGCACTGAAGACTTCATCCATCGCACCGAAGGCTTCCGTTTACCCGGGTACAACCGAATATAGCTCCCGATTTCACACGGGGCAAGATAGTACGGATGTATTCGTTTGGGCCTCTGTAGAGTCGCCCGATTATGCGGTAGATTTTGATCAGATTGCCCGTTGCCGCTTCCCTGATTTTGATAGGCTGCCATCAGATGTGGTGGAGATTTTCCGATTCTGCGCCTTTGGCGTGCCTCGGGCATACCTGACCCTGATTCAAGCCTTTAATGAAAGTAAGGCGCGAACGCAGCAAGCGAAGGTTAACCAAGTCGTAGAGGATCACTTAAGTGCTCGATTGGCGGAATATCGATCACTCTCAACTAAGGTTCCCAAATTGGTGCATCTCTTGGCGGTCGGCGAGGACGTACTGCACGGGATGGTGAGGGTTATAAAGGAAGTAAATGCTAGCCGTACAGACGTACAGCTCACCATTGGAATAGTGAAGGATGAATTAACGCCTATCGTGCGACGCATGTTTCAGCTACTCGTAGAGGCTGGCCTTGTATATGACGCTGATGAGGTAAAACACGGTACGCCAGAGAGAATATATCAGAGATACATTCCTCATGCGGCCGCTTTATTGACGAGTAGAGCATTGACCGCTGGTGACTTAGGCGGGTCTTTACGAAGCACTGCTGAAGCTATTTCGGCTAAACGCGCGAAGCACCCTATTCGGAAAAAGCTGGAGAAATATGTTACTGATCCAAGCTCGCTTCGCGAATTGGATTTCGCTCTTCCGCCATGCCCAAAATGTGGTGCCAAGCGGGTGGGGGAGGTGCAAAAGTTCTGCAGCAATTGTGGTACCCAGCTAGTTCCTGTTTCTACGTTTGATGCTTGTCTGAGCGTAAGGATCGAAGATGTGCCAGGGTTGACGGCGTATCAGTTGCGGCAGATTCGAAACGAGTTGCCTCATCTGAAGACGATTCGCGATTACTTGGCGCTTCAAAATCCGGTCGCTGAATTGATAACGGTATATGGATTTGGGCGGCGCCGAAGCTCGAGAATAGCAGACGTGTTACGTAGCTTTGTTGATGACTTTTTGTCCTAG
- a CDS encoding N-6 DNA methylase, which produces MMLAPQRALARPSANADTWGRYYTLPSVSDALVGAIQVANPELIVELGVGQGAISSVAAKRWKNAKLVTVDRDFGALPIMSGRSRRAHEHFVYDALETELPSKIGVPLGSADIALCNPPYVRPRWRAAYGTILEEAGLAGSLDSVHDAGADLLFIAQNLRLLRQSGKLGLILPDGLLTGEKYARVRATLLREHRIDEVIQLPRTAFAKADAQTHLMVLTKSAGSTKNIKLRQLSTAGFLSQPLVIDADVGKLRLDYSYHAAGAGDAQVIQDGNKPLSYFALALKRGSFNSAQLGMLPVPIFHLSDFPEATRIQLGVVPRKFIRSAKTLASLPLHANIACDGDILLARIGRNLHTKICVVQGGACLISDCIYALRVLPQYRNNVLSFLNSEAGRVALQSAAHGVGARFLSRANLLNVTLPNIAL; this is translated from the coding sequence ATGATGTTAGCGCCACAGCGTGCATTAGCTCGCCCGAGCGCGAACGCCGACACTTGGGGGCGGTACTATACATTGCCGAGTGTAAGCGATGCACTTGTTGGGGCAATCCAGGTAGCAAACCCGGAGCTAATCGTTGAGCTAGGAGTAGGACAAGGCGCTATCTCGAGCGTGGCAGCAAAGCGTTGGAAAAACGCCAAACTTGTCACCGTAGACCGTGATTTCGGGGCTCTACCGATCATGTCTGGACGATCTCGCCGAGCCCATGAGCATTTCGTTTATGACGCTCTAGAGACAGAACTTCCCTCCAAAATCGGAGTACCGCTCGGGTCAGCGGACATTGCTTTATGTAACCCGCCATATGTACGCCCGAGATGGCGCGCTGCTTACGGGACAATTCTGGAAGAAGCTGGGCTCGCTGGGTCACTAGATTCCGTCCATGATGCGGGAGCTGATCTACTGTTTATTGCTCAGAATTTGCGCCTTTTGAGGCAGTCGGGAAAGTTGGGATTGATTCTTCCTGATGGTTTACTCACGGGGGAAAAATATGCTCGGGTTCGCGCGACCCTCTTGCGCGAACATCGCATAGATGAGGTCATCCAACTTCCCCGGACTGCGTTTGCCAAAGCTGACGCTCAGACGCATCTGATGGTTCTAACAAAATCTGCTGGCTCTACCAAAAATATCAAGCTGCGGCAGCTGTCGACAGCGGGATTCCTGTCTCAGCCTTTGGTAATTGATGCCGACGTGGGAAAGCTTAGGCTGGACTATTCCTATCATGCGGCTGGCGCAGGAGATGCTCAAGTAATTCAAGATGGCAATAAACCTTTATCATATTTTGCCTTAGCGTTAAAACGAGGATCGTTCAACTCGGCACAGTTGGGGATGCTGCCAGTTCCAATATTTCACTTGTCAGATTTTCCAGAAGCAACGCGCATCCAGCTAGGCGTAGTGCCGAGAAAATTCATCCGCTCAGCAAAGACATTAGCCTCGCTTCCACTGCATGCCAATATTGCTTGCGATGGCGACATTCTACTGGCACGTATAGGCCGCAATTTGCATACGAAGATATGCGTAGTACAAGGCGGGGCATGTCTGATTAGTGATTGTATATATGCATTACGCGTTCTTCCACAATATCGCAACAACGTGCTCTCATTCTTGAACAGTGAGGCTGGTCGAGTCGCGCTTCAGTCAGCAGCTCATGGTGTAGGCGCAAGGTTTCTATCCCGGGCTAATCTTCTAAACGTTACATTACCTAACATTGCTTTATGA
- a CDS encoding GntR family transcriptional regulator produces MTAFRALEQSAVPLYSQLRERLRERILDGTYEPQARLPAESEIRAIFNVSRITVRQALGDLQKEGLIFTVPGKGTFVAAARPSQELARLEGFGEAMARRGHAVVNRVLGHVTVAADDVVAERLRLAPGADVTEIRRVRHVDGAPVSFEVTYLPTHVGERLRRENLAERDIFLILEADYGIALSHADIEIGAVSADAGLAAALSVPAGAALLRIERLTWSADGTPLDFEYLYVRGDAFQYTLRLPRHASTRANATGA; encoded by the coding sequence ATGACCGCATTCCGAGCGTTGGAACAATCCGCCGTCCCCCTGTATTCGCAGTTGCGCGAGCGCCTGCGCGAACGGATCCTCGACGGCACCTATGAGCCGCAGGCACGCTTGCCGGCCGAGAGCGAGATCCGCGCGATCTTCAACGTCAGCCGCATCACGGTGCGCCAGGCACTGGGCGACCTGCAAAAGGAAGGCCTGATCTTCACGGTGCCCGGCAAGGGCACGTTCGTGGCGGCGGCGCGGCCTTCGCAGGAGCTGGCGCGGCTGGAAGGCTTCGGTGAAGCGATGGCGCGGCGCGGCCACGCAGTGGTCAACCGCGTGCTCGGCCACGTGACGGTGGCGGCGGACGACGTCGTGGCCGAGCGGCTGCGACTGGCGCCCGGCGCCGACGTGACCGAAATCCGCCGCGTGCGCCACGTCGATGGCGCGCCCGTGTCCTTCGAGGTCACCTACCTGCCCACCCACGTGGGTGAGCGCTTGCGCCGCGAGAACCTGGCCGAGCGCGACATCTTCCTGATCCTGGAGGCCGACTACGGCATCGCGCTGAGCCATGCGGACATCGAAATCGGCGCCGTCAGCGCCGATGCCGGCCTGGCCGCTGCCTTGTCCGTGCCGGCCGGCGCGGCATTGCTGCGCATCGAGCGCCTGACCTGGAGCGCCGACGGCACGCCGCTCGACTTCGAATACCTGTACGTGCGCGGCGACGCGTTCCAGTACACCCTGCGCCTGCCGCGCCACGCCAGCACGCGCGCCAACGCCACCGGAGCATGA